The following coding sequences are from one Rathayibacter sp. VKM Ac-2760 window:
- a CDS encoding alpha/beta hydrolase has translation MDDADDSRHWTDLDVAVRGGRLAAQSLGAATDPALLLLGGATWSRDWWADDFCDRLADLGVRVLRYDPRDTGASTASPPGRPDYTAADLADDAIAVLDAVGVRSATLAGLSMGGGLAQSIAAHHPDRVDALVLLSTSPAGDVERELPPPTAAILATFEEAGADPDWTDRRSVVDWVVRSERPYAGPDAFDEEALREIAGRVWDRSPSMASAANHFLVAEGATPIDLGALRDVPALVVHGSADPLFPPAHGEALAAALGARLIVLDGVGHQAPPPATWAEIVPAIAAHAREHAARP, from the coding sequence ATGGACGACGCGGACGACTCCCGGCACTGGACCGATCTCGACGTGGCGGTGCGCGGCGGTCGGCTCGCGGCGCAGAGCCTGGGCGCTGCGACCGACCCGGCGCTGCTCCTCCTCGGCGGCGCCACCTGGTCGCGGGACTGGTGGGCCGACGACTTCTGCGACCGGCTGGCAGACCTCGGCGTTCGGGTGCTGCGCTACGACCCGCGCGACACGGGCGCCTCGACGGCGAGTCCTCCCGGCCGGCCGGACTACACGGCTGCCGACCTCGCCGACGACGCGATCGCCGTGCTCGACGCCGTCGGGGTGCGCTCGGCCACCCTCGCCGGGCTCTCGATGGGCGGCGGGCTGGCGCAGAGCATCGCGGCGCACCACCCGGACCGGGTGGACGCGCTGGTGCTGCTGTCGACGAGTCCGGCGGGCGACGTCGAGCGCGAGCTGCCGCCGCCGACGGCGGCGATCCTGGCGACGTTCGAGGAGGCGGGAGCCGACCCCGACTGGACCGACCGGCGAAGCGTCGTCGACTGGGTCGTCCGGAGCGAGCGGCCCTACGCCGGACCGGACGCGTTCGACGAGGAGGCGCTGCGCGAGATCGCCGGCCGGGTCTGGGACCGCTCGCCGTCGATGGCGTCGGCGGCGAACCACTTCCTCGTCGCCGAGGGCGCGACTCCGATCGACCTCGGAGCGCTGCGCGACGTGCCGGCACTCGTCGTCCACGGCTCGGCCGACCCTCTCTTCCCGCCGGCGCACGGCGAGGCCCTCGCGGCGGCGCTCGGCGCGCGCCTGATTGTGCTCGACGGCGTCGGCCACCAGGCCCCGCCGCCCGCGACCTGGGCCGAGATCGTCCCCGCGATCGCCGCCCACGCGCGAGAGCACGCCGCCCGCCCCTGA
- a CDS encoding ThuA domain-containing protein, whose product MTTPPPALRVLIWGENRHEQIEEKVRALYPDGMHTTIAAGITENLGERATVSTTTLDEPEHGLTEEVLAATDVLVWWGHMAHDAVADEIVERVHRHVLSGMGLVVLHSGHWSKIFGKLMGTTCTLRWRSAEDREIVWTVDPTHPIAQGVPHPFTIPQQEMYGEFFDVPAPDELVFLSTFSGGEVFRSGMTWKRGHGRIFFFSPGDQDFPVYHHPDVRRVIANGVEWARSDRPARSLPVLQRYESGEFFAGEDYRGALVR is encoded by the coding sequence GTGACCACTCCTCCCCCCGCCCTCCGCGTCCTCATCTGGGGCGAGAACCGCCACGAGCAGATCGAGGAGAAGGTCCGCGCCCTCTACCCCGACGGCATGCACACCACGATCGCCGCCGGCATCACCGAGAACCTCGGCGAGCGCGCGACCGTCTCCACCACCACGCTCGACGAGCCCGAGCACGGCCTCACCGAGGAGGTCCTCGCCGCCACCGACGTGCTGGTCTGGTGGGGCCACATGGCCCACGACGCCGTCGCCGACGAGATCGTCGAGCGGGTGCACCGCCACGTGCTCTCGGGCATGGGCCTCGTCGTGCTGCACTCCGGCCACTGGTCGAAGATCTTCGGGAAGCTGATGGGCACCACCTGCACGCTGCGCTGGCGCTCGGCCGAGGACCGCGAGATCGTCTGGACCGTCGACCCGACGCACCCGATCGCGCAGGGCGTGCCGCACCCCTTCACCATCCCGCAGCAGGAGATGTACGGCGAGTTCTTCGACGTCCCCGCGCCCGACGAGCTGGTCTTCCTCTCCACCTTCTCCGGCGGCGAGGTGTTCCGCTCCGGGATGACCTGGAAGCGCGGCCACGGCCGGATCTTCTTCTTCTCGCCCGGCGACCAGGACTTCCCGGTCTACCACCACCCCGACGTGCGCCGCGTGATCGCGAACGGCGTCGAGTGGGCGCGCTCCGACCGGCCGGCGCGGTCGCTCCCGGTGCTGCAGCGCTACGAGTCCGGCGAGTTCTTCGCGGGCGAGGACTACCGCGGGGCGCTGGTCCGATGA
- a CDS encoding LacI family DNA-binding transcriptional regulator: MQDVARRAGVSIATVSFVVNASKPVSPETAARVREAMRELDYRPHALARALARRRSMMIAVVYPLVPSRPLNTATAFLAGAAEAAAENGYSMVLWPTAGGSEKLADLRADGLLDGVVLMQVTSEDERVAILSDSGTPFALIGRTRDPAALDWVDIDFEGMVAQALDRLAALGHRRVALVLGPEGGADFGPYARTQAAFEQEAAARDLEASLLRCEETPAGGRALARSLDPEAATAVVVINGGAAVGFAHELRHRGVRVPEDLSIVLLASDPDVADLADPALDLLVAPGHALGRRGVEALLARLADPAAVPVQERIGGPWRPGGSVAAPAR; this comes from the coding sequence ATGCAGGACGTCGCGCGCCGTGCGGGCGTGTCGATCGCGACCGTCTCCTTCGTCGTCAACGCCAGCAAGCCCGTCTCGCCCGAGACCGCGGCCCGCGTGCGCGAGGCGATGCGCGAGCTCGACTACCGCCCGCACGCGCTCGCCCGCGCGCTGGCCCGCCGCCGCTCGATGATGATCGCGGTCGTCTACCCGCTGGTGCCGTCGCGCCCGCTCAACACCGCGACCGCGTTCCTGGCCGGAGCCGCGGAGGCCGCCGCCGAGAACGGCTACTCGATGGTGCTCTGGCCCACCGCCGGCGGCTCGGAGAAGCTGGCCGATCTGCGCGCCGACGGCCTGCTCGACGGCGTGGTGCTGATGCAGGTGACCTCCGAGGACGAGCGGGTCGCGATCCTCTCCGACTCCGGCACGCCCTTCGCGCTGATCGGCCGCACCCGCGACCCGGCCGCGCTCGACTGGGTCGACATCGACTTCGAGGGCATGGTCGCCCAGGCGCTCGACCGGCTGGCCGCGCTCGGCCACCGCCGTGTCGCGCTGGTGCTCGGGCCGGAGGGCGGCGCCGACTTCGGGCCGTACGCGCGGACGCAGGCGGCGTTCGAGCAGGAGGCCGCGGCGCGGGACCTCGAGGCGTCGCTGCTGCGCTGCGAGGAGACGCCGGCCGGCGGGCGCGCGCTGGCCCGCTCGCTCGACCCGGAGGCGGCCACCGCCGTCGTCGTGATCAACGGCGGCGCCGCGGTCGGCTTCGCGCACGAGCTCCGGCACCGCGGCGTGCGCGTGCCCGAGGACCTCTCGATCGTGCTGCTCGCCTCCGACCCGGACGTCGCGGACCTCGCCGACCCGGCGCTCGACCTGCTCGTCGCGCCCGGTCACGCCCTCGGCCGCCGCGGGGTGGAGGCGCTGCTCGCCCGCCTCGCGGACCCGGCCGCGGTGCCGGTCCAGGAGCGCATCGGCGGGCCGTGGCGCCCGGGCGGCTCGGTCGCGGCGCCCGCGCGCTGA
- a CDS encoding Gfo/Idh/MocA family oxidoreductase, giving the protein MTVRLVQVGAGAMGRAWIRTVRDSPDAELVGLVDLDVELAERAAEEEGVGSIAVGASVAEVAARSGADAVVNVTVPRAHLPVSSEALFAGLPVLSEKPIAPTIAESLILAATAEVSGKLLMVSQSRRYYPAIAAFREQVAGLGELGTASITFAKAPHFGGFREEMPHVLLVDMAIHAFDAARYVLDRDPVAVYCEEYDPGWSWYADGAAASAVFEFEGGVRLGYTGSWCADGLETSWNGDWRVNGAGGTAHWDGDGAPTWQARESEAVQTATLEPGPQEIAGSLAEFVRVLGSGAVPSGEVHANVRSLAMVEAAVRSSESGARVRIDDVLEEGYAEALGLARDERVRAALAAWGSAAAGLAARRQPVE; this is encoded by the coding sequence ATGACCGTGCGCCTGGTCCAGGTCGGAGCCGGCGCGATGGGACGCGCGTGGATCCGCACCGTCCGCGACAGCCCGGACGCCGAGCTGGTCGGCCTGGTCGACCTCGACGTCGAGCTCGCCGAGCGGGCGGCGGAGGAGGAGGGGGTCGGCTCGATCGCGGTCGGCGCCTCGGTCGCCGAGGTCGCCGCCCGCTCCGGCGCCGACGCCGTGGTGAACGTGACCGTCCCCCGAGCGCACCTGCCGGTGAGCAGCGAGGCCCTGTTCGCCGGGCTGCCGGTGCTCTCGGAGAAGCCGATCGCGCCGACGATCGCCGAGTCGCTGATCCTCGCCGCGACCGCCGAGGTGAGCGGGAAGCTGCTGATGGTGAGCCAGTCGCGGCGCTACTACCCCGCGATCGCCGCGTTCCGCGAGCAGGTCGCCGGGCTCGGGGAGCTGGGGACCGCATCGATCACGTTCGCGAAGGCGCCGCACTTCGGCGGCTTCCGCGAGGAGATGCCGCACGTGCTGCTCGTCGACATGGCGATCCACGCCTTCGATGCGGCGCGCTACGTGCTCGACCGCGACCCGGTCGCCGTCTACTGCGAGGAGTACGACCCGGGCTGGAGCTGGTACGCCGACGGCGCCGCGGCGAGCGCCGTCTTCGAGTTCGAGGGCGGGGTGCGCCTCGGCTACACCGGCAGCTGGTGCGCCGACGGGCTCGAGACGTCCTGGAACGGCGATTGGCGCGTGAACGGCGCGGGCGGCACCGCGCACTGGGACGGCGACGGCGCTCCGACCTGGCAGGCGCGGGAGTCGGAGGCGGTGCAGACCGCGACGCTCGAGCCCGGCCCGCAGGAGATCGCCGGCTCGCTGGCGGAGTTCGTGCGCGTGCTCGGCTCCGGCGCCGTGCCCTCGGGCGAGGTGCACGCGAACGTGCGCAGCCTCGCGATGGTGGAGGCGGCGGTGCGCTCGTCCGAGTCGGGCGCCCGCGTCCGGATCGACGACGTCCTCGAGGAGGGCTACGCCGAGGCGCTCGGCCTGGCCCGCGACGAGCGCGTCCGCGCGGCCCTCGCCGCCTGGGGCTCGGCGGCGGCGGGCCTCGCGGCCCGCCGCCAGCCGGTCGAGTAG
- a CDS encoding M18 family aminopeptidase has protein sequence MTSRADHLADFAEFLTASPSSFHAAAETARRLAAAGFASVDESAAWPTEPGRYYVLRDGAIIAWHLPAAATAVAPFRILGAHTDSPGFKLKPRPTIESKGWLQAGVEVYGGPLLNSWLDRELELAGRIVTRDGAEVLVRTGPFLRIPQLAIHLDRDANDGLKLDRQKHTVPVYGLGDADGNDLLEILAARAGLDGAADIAGYDLITADTQPPARFGLDEALFAAGRMDDLSSVHAGLVALLAASAEDAAAPHISMLAAFDHEELGSASRSGASGPFLEDVLTRIGAALGAGVDERARAMAGSWCLSADAGHSVHPNYPEKHDPVNQPVAGKGPLLKINASQRYATDARGAALWAGVCARAGVEFQEFVSNNTVPCGSTIGPLTATRLGISTVDVGVPLLSMHSARELAHVDDLVALTRAIEEFFSAAG, from the coding sequence ATGACCTCCCGCGCCGACCACCTCGCCGACTTCGCCGAGTTCCTCACCGCCTCGCCGTCCTCCTTCCACGCCGCGGCGGAGACGGCGCGTCGCCTGGCTGCGGCGGGGTTCGCCTCCGTCGACGAGAGCGCCGCCTGGCCCACGGAGCCGGGCCGCTACTACGTCCTCCGCGACGGCGCGATCATCGCCTGGCACCTCCCCGCCGCCGCGACCGCGGTCGCGCCGTTCCGCATCCTCGGCGCGCACACCGACTCGCCGGGGTTCAAGCTCAAGCCCCGGCCGACGATCGAGTCGAAGGGCTGGCTGCAGGCCGGCGTCGAGGTCTATGGCGGTCCGCTGCTCAACTCCTGGCTCGACCGCGAGCTCGAGCTGGCCGGGCGGATCGTCACCCGCGACGGCGCCGAGGTGCTCGTGCGGACCGGCCCGTTCCTGCGCATCCCGCAGCTCGCGATCCACCTCGACCGCGACGCGAACGACGGACTCAAGCTCGACCGGCAGAAGCACACCGTGCCGGTCTACGGGCTGGGCGACGCGGACGGGAACGACCTGCTCGAGATCCTCGCGGCGAGGGCCGGCCTCGACGGCGCGGCGGACATCGCCGGCTACGACCTCATCACCGCGGACACGCAGCCGCCCGCGCGCTTCGGGCTCGACGAGGCGCTCTTCGCGGCCGGGCGGATGGACGACCTCAGCTCGGTGCACGCGGGCCTCGTCGCGCTGCTCGCGGCGAGCGCCGAGGACGCCGCCGCGCCGCACATCAGCATGCTCGCCGCCTTCGACCACGAGGAGCTCGGCTCGGCCTCCCGCTCCGGAGCCAGCGGTCCGTTCCTCGAGGACGTGCTGACGCGCATCGGCGCCGCGCTCGGCGCGGGCGTCGACGAGCGCGCGCGGGCGATGGCCGGCTCCTGGTGCCTCTCCGCCGATGCCGGCCACTCCGTGCACCCGAACTACCCGGAGAAGCACGACCCGGTGAACCAGCCCGTCGCCGGCAAGGGGCCGCTGCTCAAGATCAACGCCTCGCAGCGCTACGCGACCGACGCCCGGGGCGCGGCGCTCTGGGCCGGCGTCTGCGCGCGGGCGGGAGTGGAGTTCCAGGAGTTCGTGTCGAACAACACGGTCCCGTGCGGCTCGACGATCGGCCCGCTGACCGCGACCCGTCTCGGCATCTCGACCGTCGACGTCGGCGTCCCCCTCCTGTCGATGCACTCGGCGCGCGAGCTCGCCCACGTCGACGACCTCGTCGCCCTGACCCGCGCGATCGAGGAGTTCTTCAGCGCTGCCGGCTGA